The Gracilimonas sediminicola sequence CTCTTGTAGATTTTCCCCATTTATGGAATGAGGACCCTGAGCTTTCCTCTTACGGATATGCAACCTATGCGGTCCGGATCATTAAACCGAATGATCACCCTTCGCTGGCCATCAGCATACCTGATCTTTACACCGCTTATACTTTATATATCAATGGCGAGGAGATTTCCCAAAACGGACAGGTAGCAACTAACCGGGAAGCCTACACTCCTTTTTGGCTGCCCCGTACCGTATCCATAGACCATCTTCAGTCAGACACACTTCAGGTAGTTCTGCATGTGTCCAACTTCAGGCACAGCAAAGGTGGAATTCGATTACCCATTAAACTGGGAATGGAAGAATTTCTTGAGCGCGAACGCACTATTGAAATAGGCTATACCCTTCTTTTAACCGGTTGCCTTTTTATGATCGGCCTGTTCTTTATGGGTCTTTATCTATTCGGCCGCCACGAACTGCCCATGTTCTATTTCGCCTTTGTCTGTTTCTTATTCAGTTACCGAATTTTTGGAACCGGGCTTTATCCCTTGCATTACCTCTTCCCTGACCTCCCATGGATACTTACTATAAAGGCAGAGTACTTTTCATTGTATTTTACAGCGGCCTTGTTTTGCATTTTTGTCCATAAATTATACCCTCAGGAAGCTTCGAGGACGTTTATCTATGTTTTTACGGGAATTTTCGGGGCCTTCTCTTTTGTGACTATTTTCTTCCCTCCATTTTATTTCACCGCCATACTTAACCTGTTTTTTGCATCTATTCCGGTAGCACTGGCTTACATTACCTGGGTTTACATTAAAGCAGCATTTAAGAAAAGAGAGGGGGCCTGGTTTGCCCTTGCCAGTGTAGTCATAGTGTTTACTGTTTTCATGCACAACCTATTGGAGTATCTGACCATCCTTCAAGAAAGCCTGTTGCTGAATTTTGTCGGATTTTTCTCCTTCTTCTTTTTGCAATCTCTGATTCTTTCCTACCGGTTCACAAATTCCCTAAGCCGTGCGAGGATAAAAGCCGAAGAAGCTGCCAGAGCAAAAAGTCAGTTTCTATCTACGATGAGTCATGAAATCAGAACGCCGCTTAATGCCGTAATCGGCCTTTCTGACTTGCTCCTTGAATCAAAATCGGAACAGGAAAAGCAAGAATTTGCCCAAAACATCAAACAAAGTGGGGAAAACCTGCTCGAAATCATTAATAACATTCTGGATTACTCTAAGCTTGAATCTGCCGGCATAAAATCTGATTTCCAACCCGTTAACCTCCGCAAGGCTACCGGTGAAATTCTGAACATGCTCTCGCCACTTTCTTCCGGAAAGAATCTTCCGGTTTCTCTGGAAATTAGTGAAGACCTCCCCGCCTGGGTTTTAACGGATCAAACGCAGCTCAAACAAATCCTGATTAACCTGATCGGAAATGCTATTAAGTTCACTTCCGAAGGCAAGATTTCGATTCTTATTCGCCCCATGGAATCTTCGCAAAAACATGGCAATCTGTTGTTCAAAATATCAGATACAGGTACCGGCATCTCTAAAAAGGATGCCCATCGGCTTTTCAGAAGCTTTACGCAGGTAGATTCCAGCCGTACCAGGAAGCACGGA is a genomic window containing:
- a CDS encoding ATP-binding protein gives rise to the protein MSSTPSISQPLAVKGVIDLSDIDFQQQKVVELDGEWFFYWRDLIPPDQINTDSAAPLVDFPHLWNEDPELSSYGYATYAVRIIKPNDHPSLAISIPDLYTAYTLYINGEEISQNGQVATNREAYTPFWLPRTVSIDHLQSDTLQVVLHVSNFRHSKGGIRLPIKLGMEEFLERERTIEIGYTLLLTGCLFMIGLFFMGLYLFGRHELPMFYFAFVCFLFSYRIFGTGLYPLHYLFPDLPWILTIKAEYFSLYFTAALFCIFVHKLYPQEASRTFIYVFTGIFGAFSFVTIFFPPFYFTAILNLFFASIPVALAYITWVYIKAAFKKREGAWFALASVVIVFTVFMHNLLEYLTILQESLLLNFVGFFSFFFLQSLILSYRFTNSLSRARIKAEEAARAKSQFLSTMSHEIRTPLNAVIGLSDLLLESKSEQEKQEFAQNIKQSGENLLEIINNILDYSKLESAGIKSDFQPVNLRKATGEILNMLSPLSSGKNLPVSLEISEDLPAWVLTDQTQLKQILINLIGNAIKFTSEGKISILIRPMESSQKHGNLLFKISDTGTGISKKDAHRLFRSFTQVDSSRTRKHGGTGLGLVISKKLVEALGGDIWFESEAGKGTTFYFTIEAKETKPPKHDQQEDVIKSADQNKETDLTELRILVVEDNLMNQKVVTSILNKSDLHPDIATNGKEALELLNTKSYDLVFMDMEMPVMDGIEATLQIRETLPQRNQPIIIAMTANAFFEDRERCLKAGMNDFISKPISKNMVDASLRKWFS